From a single Vitis vinifera cultivar Pinot Noir 40024 chromosome 18, ASM3070453v1 genomic region:
- the LOC109121646 gene encoding uncharacterized protein LOC109121646, translating into MAIRKRSATRSVKSLWFVLAVLVLVVSTQSSFVHCRALRSTVDVAAAAAIQGDESVGVANSFAVSSNNSSKRSSVRSLTYKLASGPSKRGPGH; encoded by the coding sequence ATGGCGATTAGGAAGAGGAGCGCAACGAGATCAGTTAAGAGTCTTTGGTTTGTGTTGGCTGTACTGGTTCTGGTGGTGTCGACACAGTCCAGCTTTGTCCATTGCAGAGCCCTCAGATCAACAGTGgatgttgctgctgctgctgctatACAAGGAGATGAGTCCGTAGGAGTAGCTAACTCTTTTGCAGTTTCTTCTAACAACTCCAGCAAGCGATCTTCGGTGAGGAGCTTGACGTATAAACTGGCTTCTGGACCCAGCAAAAGAGGCCCTGGACATTAG
- the LOC104882530 gene encoding pentatricopeptide repeat-containing protein At3g24000, mitochondrial, which produces METVYPVATFKVPPRPLLPSIKSNVTSFRFLHSHLRNKQLEFQNHGFSSQFIFRCSACSKFLVSQSEHERLKCAQQLFDNFPNRDVISWSALIAAYSRCGNFAQAFGLFQKMMGEGLQPNGFSLASLLKVSCSTGEIGLCRQLHGWSIRTGFGLDSGIRAAWITMYSRCGVLEDAQRVFDETSLLALDILLWNSIIAAYIFHGCWVEVLRLFCKMVSVGVVAPTELTYASVVNACGSSGEEKYGAMVHGRIIKAGLEATNLWNSLVTFYGKCGNLQHASQLFERISRKDVVSWNAMIAANEQRGEGENALGLFRRMLKVEPPVQPNRVTFLSLLSAVSGLSALRCGREIHAHIFRLSLEVDTSITNSLITFYSKCREVGKAREIFERLLLRDIISWNSMLAGYEQNEQQGRCFDIFKRMMLSGIEPDSHSLTIIFNAASRDSSGLIYFRRGKEIHGYILRRITPGGVSLSVSNAILKMYAKFNRIADAEKIFKGMKNRDSYSWNAMMDGYSRNAKFEDVLMIFLDILKQGFPLDHVSLSILLTSCGRLVSLQLGKQFHAVVAKLFNGQDCPHQDSLLSINNALISMYSKCGSIKDAAQVFLKMERKDVFSWTAMITGCAHHGLAVEALQLFERMKTDGIKPNQVTFLALLMACAHGGLVQEGSYYFDSMYNDYGLSPSIEHYACMIDLFGRSGQFDRAKSLVEFGITLFKPYHDDILNLWKVLLGACHASKQLDLGVEAATKILELEPEDEATYILLANLYASSGLWEDAIKVRKAMRDKGLRKEVGCSWIDTGNRRHVFVAGDVYHPQRKEIYEKLAQLNYSCRRMGYVPMTELVLHDVDETEKEAILGCHSEKLAVSFGLLNCGVGNGVIRVMKNLRVCEDCHSWMKFASLLEKREILLRDSQRFHLFRDGSCSCGDYW; this is translated from the coding sequence ATGGAGACTGTTTATCCAGTTGCCACATTCAAAGTGCCTCCTCGCCCCCTTCTCCCAAGTATCAAAAGTAACGTCACTAGTTTCCGATTTTTACACTCCCACCTACGAAATAAACAACTTGAGTTTCAGAATCACGGcttttcttctcaatttatATTCAGATGTAGTGCCTGTAGCAAATTCTTGGTTTCTCAATCTGAACACGAAAGATTAAAGTGCGCACAGCAACTGTTTGATAATTTTCCCAATAGGGATGTGATCTCTTGGTCCGCTCTCATTGCTGCTTATTCTCGATGTGGGAATTTTGCCCAAGCATTTGGTTTGTTCCAGAAAATGATGGGTGAAGGATTGCAGCCCAATGGATTTTCATTAGCCAGCTTGCTCAAGGTGAGTTGTAGTACGGGGGAAATTGGACTTTGCAGACAGCTCCATGGCTGGTCTATCCGAACCGGTTTTGGATTAGATTCTGGAATAAGGGCTGCCTGGATAACCATGTATTCCCGTTGTGGTGTGTTGGAAGATGCCCAGAGGGTTTTTGACGAGACCTCTCTTCTTGCTCTCGATATCCTCTTGTGGAATTCAATTATAGCAGCCTATATCTTCCATGGGTGTTGGGTTGAGGTGCTTCGTCTGTTTTGCAAAATGGTGTCAGTTGGGGTTGTTGCACCAACAGAGCTCACCTATGCTAGTGTTGTCAATGCTTGTGGTTCTTCAGGTGAGGAGAAGTATGGAGCAATGGTTCATGGAAGGATCATCAAAGCTGGACTTGAAGCAACTAATCTATGGAATTCTCTTGTTACATTTTATGGCAAATGTGGGAACTTACAACATGCAAGCCAATTATTTGAGAGGATTTCTAGGAAGGATGTTGTTTCATGGAATGCAATGATTGCAGCCAATGAACAAAGAGGAGAAGGGGAGAATGCTCTAGGTTTATTCCGTAGGATGCTCAAAGTTGAACCGCCTGTTCAACCAAATCGTGTCACTTTTCTTAGTTTGCTTAGTGCTGTTTCTGGGCTTTCAGCTTTAAGGTGTGGAAGAGAAATTCATGCTCATATCTTTAGACTCAGCCTTGAAGTTGATACCAGCATCACCAATTCTCTCATCACCTTTTATTCAAAATGCAGGGAAGTTGGCAAAGCAAGAGAGATTTTTGAGAGGTTGTTGTTAAGGGATATCATTTCATGGAATTCAATGCTTGCTGGATATGAGCAGAATGAGCAGCAAGGAAGATGTTTTGATATCTTTAAGAGAATGATGCTTTCAGGGATTGAGCCAGATTCACACAGTCTCACTATTATTTTCAATGCAGCTTCTCGTGATTCATCCGGGTTAATATATTTTCGAAGGGGTAAAGAAATTCATGGGTATATTTTGAGGAGAATTACCCCAGGAGGTGTGAGTTTGTCAGTCTCTAATGCAATTCTTAAAATGTATGCAAAATTCAACCGTATAGCAGATGCTGAGAAGATTTTCAAGGGGATGAAGAATAGGGATTCATACTCCTGGAATGCAATGATGGATGGGTATTCAAGAAATGCCAAGTTTGAGGATGTCCTAATGATTTTTCTAGATATTCTTAAGCAAGGTTTCCCATTAGATCATGTGAGCCTCTCAATTCTCCTTACGTCCTGTGGCAGATTGGTTTCCCTCCAACTGGGTAAGCAGTTTCATGCTGTTGTTGCCAAACTCTTCAATGGCCAGGATTGTCCTCACCAGGATTCTCTTTTGTCAATCAACAATGCATTGATTTCCATGTATTCAAAATGTGGAAGTATTAAAGATGCTGCCCAAGTATTTTTAAAGATGGAAAGGAAGGACGTCTTTTCTTGGACAGCTATGATCACAGGCTGCGCACACCATGGACTGGCTGTTGAAGCCCTTCAGCTATTTGAGAGAATGAAAACAGATGGCATCAAGCCCAACCAGGTAACTTTCCTCGCACTACTCATGGCTTGCGCTCATGGGGGTCTTGTTCAAGAGGGGAGCTATTATTTTGACTCCATGTACAATGATTATGGTCTAAGCCCAAGTATTGAACACTATgcatgcatgattgatttgtttGGCCGATCAGGTCAGTTTGATCGTGCAAAAAGCCTGGTTGAGTTTGGAATCACTCTCTTTAAGCCCTATCATGATGATATCTTGAACCTGTGGAAGGTTTTACTTGGGGCATGTCATGCGTCTAAGCAGTTAGATCTTGGGGTAGAGGCTGCAACAAAGATTCTTGAATTGGAACCTGAAGATGAGGCTACCTACATTCTTCTAGCGAACCTTTATGCCTCTTCAGGCTTATGGGAGGATGCAATCAAGGTTAGGAAGGCAATGAGAGATAAAGGGCTAAGGAAGGAAGTTGGGTGCAGCTGGATAGATACTGGAAACAGGAGACACGTCTTTGTGGCAGGAGATGTATATCATCCTCAGAGAAAAGAGATATATGAGAAGCTGGCACAGTTGAATTATAGTTGTAGAAGGATGGGCTATGTCCCCATGACAGAGCTTGTGCTTCATGATGTGGATGAGACAGAGAAGGAAGCAATTCTGGGATGTCATAGTGAGAAATTGGCGGTGTCTTTTGGTCTTTTGAATTGTGGGGTTGGCAATGGTGTAATTAGAGTGATGAAGAACTTGCGGGTGTGTGAGGATTGTCATAGCTGGATGAAATTTGCTTCCCTACTGGAGAAGAGGGAAATACTACTTAGGGATTCACAGCGATTCCATTTGTTTAGGGATGGCAGCTGTTCTTGTGGAGATTATTGGTAG
- the LOC100266007 gene encoding F-box protein GID2, whose protein sequence is MKRPFVADDDLESADQKMKNPKLEDDEEDGEVRGETTGFVNLDENLLYEVLKHVDARTLAIAGCVSKLWHRTSQDERLWELICTRHWANIGCGNQQVRSVVLALGGFRRLHSLYLWPLSKPQASSSSSPPSSSWPSTALSPPFAPHSMMRPKFPTRWGKDEVHLSLSLLSIRYYEKMNFNNRGR, encoded by the coding sequence ATGAAGCGACCTTTTGTTGCCGACGATGATCTGGAAAGCGCAGATCAGAAGATGAAGAATCCAAAGcttgaagatgatgaagaggaCGGGGAGGTTAGGGGAGAGACAACGGGGTTTGTGAATCTGGACGAGAATCTGCTGTACGAGGTGCTCAAGCACGTGGACGCACGTACTCTGGCCATCGCTGGGTGCGTTAGCAAGCTCTGGCACAGAACGTCCCAGGACGAGCGGCTCTGGGAGCTGATCTGTACCAGACACTGGGCTAATATCGGCTGCGGCAACCAACAGGTCCGATCTGTGGTTCTCGCTCTCGGAGGTTTTCGTCGTCTCCACTCTCTCTACCTCTGGCCGCTGTCCAAGCCCCAGGCTTCCTCATCATCTTCGCCGCCGTCGTCATCGTGGCCGTCGACTGCACTATCGCCTCCGTTTGCGCCGCATTCGATGATGCGGCCCAAGTTCCCAACTCGCTGGGGAAAAGACGAGGTCCATCTTTCCCTGTCTCTTCTCTCAATTCGTTACTACGAAAAGATGAATTTCAACAACAGAGGGAGATGA
- the LOC104882531 gene encoding uncharacterized protein LOC104882531, producing MATSLDSLSFFLLLLHVLLLSSSFFITEARPFNAAKFGSFIDCGSGSSFDELYIKAIKNGGPSPGGKGHEFTNVQPLGGIKNAGPSDGGKGHEFANAQPLGGTKNAGPSPGGKGHQLINTQPLGGIKSAGPSPGGKGHQFINILPLGGIKNAGPSDGGKGHEFTNIQSLGGIKNAGPSPGGKGHQFINIQPLGGIKNAGPSHGGKGHEFINIQPLGGIKNAGPSHGGKGHEFIHIQPLGGIKNAGPSAGGKGHEFIHIQPLGGIKNAGPSAGGKGHEFVDIQPLGGIKNAGPSPGGKGH from the coding sequence ATGGCTACAAGTCTCGACTCTCTCagcttcttcctcctcctcctccatgTATTGCTGCTAAGCTCTTCCTTTTTCATAACCGAAGCTCGTCCTTTCAATGCTGCCAAGTTTGGTAGCTTTATAGACTGTGGGAGTGGGAGTTCTTTTGATGAGCTCTATATCAAAGCAATTAAGAACGGAGGGCCAAGCCCCGGTGGAAAGGGACATGAGTTCACCAACGTTCAACCACTAGGTGGGATCAAGAATGCTGGACCAAGCGATGGCGGGAAGGGACATGAGTTCGCTAACGCTCAACCATTAGGCGGGACAAAAAACGCTGGACCAAGCCCTGGTGGAAAGGGACATCAGCTTATCAACACTCAACCATTAGGCGGGATCAAGAGTGCTGGACCAAGCCCTGGAGGAAAGGGACATCAGTTCATCAATATTCTACCACTAGGCGGGATCAAGAACGCTGGACCAAGCGATGGCGGGAAGGGACATGAATTCACCAACATTCAATCATTGGGTGGTATTAAAAATGCTGGACCAAGCCCAGGTGGAAAGGGACATCAGTTCATCAACATTCAACCACTAGGAGGGATTAAGAACGCAGGACCAAGCCATGGTGGAAAGGGACACGAGTTCATCAACATTCAACCACTAGGAGGGATCAAGAACGCCGGACCAAGCCATGGTGGAAAGGGACATGAGTTCATCCACATTCAACCACTAGGAGGGATTAAGAACGCCGGACCAAGCGCTGGTGGAAAGGGACATGAGTTCATCCACATTCAACCACTAGGAGGGATTAAGAACGCCGGACCAAGCGCTGGTGGAAAGGGACATGAGTTCGTCGACATTCAACCACTAGGAGGGATCAAGAACGCTGGACCAAGCCCTGGTGGAAAGGGACATTAG